A single genomic interval of Asinibacterium sp. OR53 harbors:
- a CDS encoding replication-associated recombination protein A, with protein MNNQTPLAERMRPATLDDLVGQEHLTGQGSILRMAILQGRIPSMILWGPPGVGKTTIANIIAHTLQLPYFQLSAISSGVKDVREVIDQARMQSGAILFIDEIHRFNKGQQDALLGAVEKGIITLIGATTENPSFEVNSALLSRCQVYVLKALQQKDLTALLHQALEKDDWLKRQSVELKETEAMINISGGDARKLLNLLDLVVQTQVKEKKQVVITDALVMQVAQKKIALYDKQGEQHYDIISAFIKSMRGSDPNAAVYWLARMIEGGEDVKFIARRMLIFASEDIGNANPNALLLANATFDAVSKIGYPESRIILSQCATYLASSVKSNAAYAAIGAASAAVQQYGDLPVPLHIRNAPTRLMKDMDYGKGYQYSHLGEGNFIEQEYLPEKIKGNKFYEPGNNARENELRKFLKERWKDKYGY; from the coding sequence GTGAACAATCAAACGCCATTAGCAGAGCGAATGCGTCCGGCTACGCTGGATGATTTAGTGGGACAGGAACACCTTACCGGTCAGGGTAGTATACTGCGGATGGCCATCTTGCAAGGAAGGATTCCTTCCATGATCCTCTGGGGGCCTCCGGGTGTAGGCAAGACCACCATTGCCAATATCATTGCACATACCTTGCAGCTTCCTTATTTTCAACTCAGCGCCATCAGCAGCGGTGTAAAAGATGTACGTGAAGTGATTGACCAGGCCCGTATGCAAAGTGGGGCTATCTTATTCATCGATGAGATACACCGGTTCAACAAAGGGCAGCAGGATGCCCTGCTGGGAGCCGTTGAGAAAGGCATCATTACCCTCATCGGCGCCACTACGGAAAATCCTTCTTTCGAAGTGAACAGCGCTTTACTCAGCCGTTGCCAGGTATATGTGTTGAAGGCTTTGCAGCAAAAAGACCTCACCGCCTTATTACACCAGGCGCTGGAAAAAGACGATTGGTTAAAACGGCAATCTGTTGAACTGAAAGAGACGGAAGCTATGATCAACATTTCCGGTGGCGACGCCCGTAAACTGTTGAACCTGCTGGACCTCGTAGTGCAAACACAAGTGAAAGAAAAGAAACAGGTGGTGATCACAGATGCGTTGGTTATGCAGGTGGCGCAAAAGAAAATCGCTTTGTACGATAAGCAGGGCGAACAGCACTACGATATCATTTCTGCTTTTATCAAAAGTATGCGTGGCAGCGATCCAAATGCTGCAGTGTACTGGCTGGCCCGGATGATTGAAGGCGGAGAAGATGTAAAGTTCATTGCAAGACGCATGCTCATCTTCGCCAGTGAAGACATTGGCAATGCCAACCCCAATGCCTTGTTACTGGCCAACGCCACTTTCGATGCCGTGAGCAAAATCGGTTACCCTGAGAGCCGCATCATTTTATCGCAATGTGCTACTTACCTGGCTTCTTCTGTAAAAAGCAATGCCGCCTATGCAGCTATCGGAGCGGCTTCAGCAGCGGTACAACAATATGGCGACCTGCCCGTTCCCCTTCACATTCGCAATGCGCCTACCAGGCTCATGAAAGACATGGATTATGGAAAGGGTTACCAGTACTCACACCTGGGAGAAGGTAATTTCATTGAACAGGAATACCTGCCCGAGAAGATCAAAGGCAACAAGTTCTATGAACCCGGCAACAATGCCCGTGAGAACGAGTTGCGTAAGTTTTTAAAAGAGCGCTGGAAAGACAAGTACGGATATTAA
- the aspS gene encoding aspartate--tRNA ligase gives MYRSHTCGELRIGDVNKQVTLAGWVQTVRKFGAITFVDLRDRYGITQLLFGEELNKVLDENPLGREFVLQATGLVAERSSKNAHIATGEIEINIQSFTVLNKSVVPPFTIQDDTDGGDDLRMKYRYLDLRRNAVKKNLELRYAVNRSARNYLHENQFMDIETPFLIKSTPEGARDFVVPSRMNPGQFYALPQSPQTFKQLLMVSGYDRYYQIVKCFRDEDLRADRQPEFTQIDCEMAFVEQEDILNMFEGLIKRIFKDVKSIDYTEKVERMSWEDAMWQYGNDKPDIRFGMKIANLKSAFTRNGKIEAIGELINGAGFGVFDNAETVLAIAAPGCSEYTRKQTDELTDWVKRPQIGMQGLVFIKCNADGSYKSSVDKFYPEEKLKAIAHAAGAAAGDLVLILAGREERTRKAISELRLEMGRRLGLRKEDEFKLLWVMDFPLFEYAEEENRWVARHHPFTSPKPDHIDVMINNNPVIENAEKYLEHPYNHIKANAYDMVLNGNEIGGGSIRIYQRALQEKMFTALGMSQEEALHKFGFLLGAFEFGAPPHGGIAFGFDRLCAILGGSESIRDFIAFPKNNSGRDVMLDAPSSIDDKQLDELQIQLNLSQD, from the coding sequence ATGTATCGCTCTCATACCTGTGGAGAATTAAGGATTGGTGATGTAAATAAACAAGTAACCCTGGCCGGATGGGTACAGACCGTTCGCAAATTCGGCGCCATTACTTTTGTGGACCTGCGCGACCGCTATGGCATTACCCAGTTGCTGTTCGGAGAAGAACTCAATAAAGTGCTGGATGAAAATCCGCTGGGGCGTGAATTCGTTTTACAGGCTACCGGCCTGGTAGCGGAACGCAGCAGCAAGAATGCTCATATTGCAACCGGTGAGATTGAAATCAACATACAATCATTCACCGTATTGAATAAGTCGGTCGTTCCGCCTTTTACCATACAGGATGATACCGATGGAGGCGATGATCTGCGCATGAAATACCGTTACCTGGACCTCCGTCGCAATGCCGTGAAGAAGAACCTGGAACTGCGCTATGCCGTGAATCGCTCAGCGCGAAACTACCTGCATGAGAACCAGTTCATGGACATTGAAACGCCTTTCCTGATCAAGTCCACACCCGAAGGCGCCCGCGATTTTGTGGTGCCCTCCCGTATGAATCCCGGTCAGTTTTATGCTTTACCGCAATCGCCGCAAACATTCAAGCAATTGCTCATGGTAAGCGGGTATGACCGCTATTATCAAATTGTGAAATGTTTCCGCGATGAAGACCTGCGAGCGGACAGGCAGCCGGAGTTTACACAGATCGACTGTGAGATGGCATTCGTAGAGCAGGAAGACATCCTGAACATGTTCGAAGGGTTGATCAAGCGCATTTTTAAAGATGTAAAGAGCATAGACTATACCGAAAAGGTAGAACGCATGAGTTGGGAAGATGCCATGTGGCAGTACGGTAACGACAAGCCCGATATCCGCTTTGGCATGAAGATCGCCAACCTGAAATCGGCTTTCACCCGAAATGGCAAAATAGAAGCCATTGGCGAACTCATCAACGGCGCCGGTTTTGGCGTATTCGACAATGCAGAAACCGTACTGGCCATTGCAGCACCCGGTTGCAGCGAGTACACCCGTAAACAAACCGATGAACTGACCGACTGGGTGAAGCGCCCGCAGATAGGCATGCAGGGACTTGTATTCATCAAATGCAATGCAGATGGCAGTTACAAGAGCAGTGTAGATAAATTTTATCCCGAAGAAAAACTGAAAGCCATTGCGCATGCAGCAGGGGCCGCAGCGGGCGACCTGGTATTGATACTGGCCGGTCGTGAAGAGCGCACCCGCAAAGCCATCAGTGAATTGCGACTGGAAATGGGCAGGCGCCTGGGACTTCGCAAAGAAGATGAGTTCAAACTTTTATGGGTGATGGATTTCCCGCTGTTCGAATATGCCGAAGAAGAAAACCGCTGGGTAGCGCGTCACCATCCATTCACTTCACCCAAACCCGATCATATTGATGTGATGATCAATAACAACCCGGTGATTGAAAATGCAGAAAAATACCTGGAGCATCCCTATAACCATATCAAGGCCAATGCTTATGATATGGTGCTGAATGGAAATGAAATCGGTGGCGGATCGATCCGTATCTACCAGCGCGCTTTGCAGGAAAAAATGTTTACTGCTTTGGGCATGAGCCAGGAGGAAGCGTTACATAAGTTCGGTTTCCTGTTGGGTGCTTTTGAATTCGGCGCACCGCCGCATGGGGGAATAGCTTTTGGTTTCGATCGTCTTTGCGCCATCCTGGGTGGCAGTGAAAGTATTCGCGACTTCATCGCTTTCCCCAAGAATAACAGTGGCCGTGATGTGATGCTGGATGCGCCCAGTTCTATTGATGATAAGCAATTGGATGAATTGCAGATTCAATTAAACCTGAGTCAGGATTAA
- a CDS encoding MFS transporter, giving the protein MTAATSSRRSHRWAVAVFFFLAGLCFASWASRIPDIKQKLELNDAGLGAVLVALPVGLMTSLPIAGWLVSRWGSKKVVILAATGYPLTLVFLGAVQHSWQLAAVLFVFGLFGNLFNISVNTQAVGVEALYKRPIMASFHGTWSLAGFSGAAIGTLAVSGSLAPLYHFALICSAVILTLLITRTYLLPTDAGKSNQPIFAKPDAAILKLGLIAFGSMVCEGTMFDWSGVYFQKVVMVPEQQITMGYVAFMSTMAGGRFIGDRLTARLGAKRMLQCSGLVIAVGLFTAVLFPTMIPATIGFLLVGIGVSSVVPLVYSSAGKSKTMLPGVALAAVSTIGFFGFLFGPPLIGFIAQAASLRVSFSVIACFGLCTALLASFMRWN; this is encoded by the coding sequence ATGACAGCAGCAACTTCTTCCAGGCGAAGCCACAGATGGGCTGTAGCCGTTTTTTTCTTCCTGGCCGGCCTCTGCTTTGCCAGTTGGGCCAGCAGGATACCCGATATCAAACAAAAATTAGAACTGAACGATGCAGGGTTGGGAGCCGTACTGGTAGCGTTGCCGGTAGGACTCATGACCAGCTTACCCATTGCAGGCTGGCTGGTATCTCGCTGGGGCAGTAAAAAAGTAGTGATCCTGGCTGCAACCGGTTACCCGCTCACCCTGGTATTCCTGGGTGCGGTACAACATTCCTGGCAACTGGCAGCCGTATTATTTGTATTCGGCTTATTCGGTAATTTGTTCAATATTTCTGTAAATACGCAGGCGGTAGGGGTAGAGGCTTTGTACAAGCGTCCCATCATGGCCTCTTTCCACGGTACCTGGAGCCTGGCAGGATTTTCCGGGGCCGCCATCGGCACCCTGGCTGTATCGGGCAGCCTGGCTCCGCTGTATCATTTTGCACTGATCTGTAGTGCGGTGATACTGACCTTACTGATTACCCGTACTTACCTGTTACCCACCGATGCGGGCAAAAGCAACCAGCCCATTTTTGCCAAGCCGGATGCGGCCATTCTCAAACTCGGACTCATCGCTTTCGGCAGCATGGTTTGTGAAGGAACCATGTTCGACTGGAGCGGCGTATATTTTCAGAAAGTGGTTATGGTGCCGGAGCAACAGATCACCATGGGTTATGTAGCTTTTATGAGTACGATGGCGGGCGGGCGTTTTATCGGCGACCGGCTCACTGCCCGGCTGGGCGCAAAGCGCATGCTGCAATGCAGTGGATTGGTCATTGCGGTTGGATTGTTTACTGCTGTTTTGTTTCCTACAATGATACCTGCAACTATAGGCTTTTTATTAGTGGGTATCGGCGTATCATCCGTAGTACCACTGGTGTATAGTTCTGCCGGTAAATCCAAAACCATGTTGCCGGGTGTTGCACTCGCAGCAGTGTCTACTATCGGCTTCTTTGGCTTTTTATTCGGTCCGCCGCTGATCGGTTTCATCGCACAGGCAGCCAGCCTGCGCGTGTCGTTCAGCGTTATTGCCTGCTTCGGACTGTGTACCGCTTTACTGGCATCCTTCATGCGATGGAATTGA
- a CDS encoding FAD-binding oxidoreductase: MTTDYIIIGQGICGSFLSWNLLKAGQRVVVIDENRLHTASKVASGVINPVTGRRIVRTWEIEKLMPFAVDAYTEWGKAFDVELIRQCNILDFHPTPQMMLAFAERLPVETDYLRKPDDADQWKKYFNYPFGVGEINPCWLIDLHILLDRWRSQLKQQKLLLESTFNWQDCEVFPDHVRYQNITASKIICCEGAAGFNNPYFRSLPYAPNKGQAIIAHIPGLPRTHIFKQGINLVPWGNEDLFWIGSTYEWDFTDLAPSPDFLEKVKAQLGYWLKLPFTIEDHIASERPANLERRPFVGLHPVTPSVGVFNGMGTKGCSLAPYFAHEFTDYLVNGNPIMPQADISRFTKILSAGKAQ, encoded by the coding sequence ATGACCACAGACTATATCATTATCGGACAGGGCATTTGCGGAAGCTTTCTGAGTTGGAATTTATTGAAGGCCGGCCAACGTGTCGTAGTCATTGATGAAAATCGTTTGCACACCGCTTCCAAAGTTGCCAGCGGTGTGATCAATCCTGTTACTGGTCGCCGTATTGTACGCACCTGGGAAATAGAAAAACTCATGCCTTTTGCGGTGGATGCGTACACAGAATGGGGAAAAGCATTCGATGTTGAACTGATCCGGCAATGCAATATCCTGGATTTTCATCCTACTCCGCAAATGATGCTGGCTTTTGCAGAACGCCTGCCTGTGGAAACGGATTATTTACGCAAGCCCGACGATGCAGATCAATGGAAAAAATATTTCAACTATCCGTTCGGTGTAGGAGAGATCAATCCTTGCTGGCTCATTGACCTGCATATCTTGCTGGATCGCTGGCGTTCACAATTGAAGCAACAAAAACTATTGCTGGAATCAACATTCAACTGGCAGGATTGCGAAGTTTTTCCTGACCATGTCCGTTATCAAAACATCACAGCATCGAAGATCATCTGTTGTGAGGGTGCCGCAGGATTCAACAATCCTTATTTCCGCTCACTCCCCTATGCTCCCAATAAAGGGCAGGCGATCATTGCCCACATTCCCGGGTTACCACGTACCCATATCTTCAAACAGGGTATCAACCTGGTACCCTGGGGTAATGAAGACCTGTTCTGGATCGGCTCTACTTATGAATGGGATTTTACCGACCTGGCGCCTTCCCCCGATTTCCTCGAAAAAGTAAAAGCCCAGCTGGGTTATTGGCTCAAATTGCCGTTTACCATTGAAGACCATATCGCTTCCGAACGGCCTGCCAACCTGGAAAGAAGGCCTTTTGTGGGGCTGCATCCTGTTACTCCTTCCGTAGGGGTATTCAATGGGATGGGTACGAAGGGTTGCTCGCTGGCGCCTTATTTTGCGCATGAATTCACCGATTACCTCGTTAATGGCAACCCCATCATGCCGCAGGCAGACATCAGCCGTTTTACAAAAATCCTCAGTGCAGGAAAAGCACAATAA